Proteins co-encoded in one Granulicella cerasi genomic window:
- a CDS encoding alpha-1,4-glucan--maltose-1-phosphate maltosyltransferase: MKPSEGRRRVVIEAVTPSVNAGRYAAKRVVGDVVKVQCAAFADGHDHVSARVLYKPAKDKKWRSEPLRSLPNDLWEGEFTVDKMGSWVFTVEAWIDHFDTWVHDLDKRLGAQVDSPQDIPLALRIGANHLEAAAKRAKGKDAAKLKLTAEQLIALAESNLPFYENPIKPDVLALAAQYPDLAYATTFEPQLPLWVDRERARFSAWYELFPRSCSPIEGRHGTLKDVVERLPEIARMGFDIVYMPPIHPIGVQYRKGKNNSVTAEEGDVGSPWAVGGKEGGHTAILPELGTLDDFADLVSAAQMNGLEVALDIAFQCAPDHPWVKEHPDWFIIRPDGTIQYAENPPKKYQDIYPLNFESKDWKGLWDALYGVFKFWVDRGVKVFRVDNPHTKALPFWEWCIAEVLAKNPDVIFLAEAFTRPHVMYSLAKGGYTQGYTYFTWRNTKADLEAYFTEICNEPVRDFFRPNVWPNTPDILHEQLQTGSPAMFKLRATLAATLSANWGIYGPAYELCEGRPAKPSPGKTSSEEYLDSEKYQLRSWDRSNPISIAPYIRKLNEIRRAHESLQRNENLVFHTSPNEQIIAYSKRSATGDVILTIVNLDHQHEQSAWLDLNMEALGLPWSGAFTVEDLLTGTQYDWNNQWNFVALKPETAVAHVFRIRG; encoded by the coding sequence ATGAAACCGAGTGAAGGCCGTCGTCGTGTCGTCATTGAAGCCGTAACGCCAAGCGTGAACGCTGGCCGCTATGCCGCAAAGCGTGTTGTAGGTGACGTGGTGAAGGTGCAGTGCGCGGCCTTTGCAGACGGGCACGACCACGTCTCAGCGCGTGTGCTCTACAAGCCGGCGAAGGACAAGAAGTGGCGCTCGGAGCCGCTACGCTCACTGCCGAATGATCTGTGGGAAGGCGAGTTCACCGTCGACAAGATGGGTTCATGGGTCTTCACGGTCGAAGCCTGGATCGACCACTTCGACACCTGGGTGCATGACCTCGACAAGCGCCTCGGTGCACAGGTCGACTCCCCGCAAGACATTCCGCTGGCGCTGCGCATCGGCGCCAACCATCTGGAAGCGGCAGCGAAGCGCGCCAAGGGCAAAGATGCTGCCAAGCTCAAGCTCACCGCAGAGCAATTGATCGCATTGGCGGAATCGAACCTTCCCTTCTACGAAAATCCGATCAAGCCCGACGTGCTCGCGCTGGCCGCACAGTACCCCGATCTCGCTTACGCAACCACCTTCGAGCCGCAGCTGCCGCTGTGGGTAGATCGCGAACGCGCGCGCTTCTCGGCCTGGTATGAGCTTTTCCCGCGCTCCTGCTCGCCGATCGAAGGCCGCCACGGAACGCTGAAGGATGTCGTGGAGCGTCTTCCCGAGATTGCACGCATGGGCTTCGACATCGTGTACATGCCGCCGATTCACCCCATCGGCGTGCAGTATCGCAAGGGCAAGAACAACTCCGTCACCGCCGAAGAGGGTGATGTAGGCAGTCCCTGGGCCGTGGGTGGCAAGGAAGGCGGACACACCGCAATCCTGCCGGAACTTGGCACGCTCGATGATTTCGCGGACCTCGTGAGCGCGGCGCAGATGAACGGCCTTGAGGTCGCGCTCGATATCGCCTTCCAGTGCGCGCCCGATCACCCCTGGGTGAAGGAACATCCAGACTGGTTCATCATCCGCCCGGATGGCACCATCCAGTACGCAGAGAATCCGCCGAAGAAGTATCAGGACATCTATCCGCTCAACTTCGAGTCGAAGGACTGGAAAGGCTTGTGGGATGCGCTCTACGGCGTCTTCAAGTTCTGGGTGGACCGCGGCGTCAAGGTCTTCCGCGTAGACAATCCGCACACCAAGGCGCTGCCCTTCTGGGAGTGGTGCATCGCAGAGGTGCTGGCGAAGAACCCGGACGTGATCTTCCTCGCCGAGGCCTTCACGCGTCCGCACGTCATGTATTCGCTCGCGAAGGGCGGCTACACGCAGGGCTACACCTACTTCACCTGGCGCAATACGAAGGCCGACCTCGAAGCGTACTTCACGGAGATCTGCAACGAGCCGGTGCGGGACTTCTTCCGTCCGAACGTGTGGCCGAACACGCCGGACATTCTGCATGAGCAGCTGCAGACCGGCAGCCCCGCGATGTTCAAGCTGCGCGCGACGCTCGCCGCTACGCTCAGCGCGAACTGGGGCATCTATGGCCCGGCGTACGAACTCTGCGAGGGCCGCCCCGCAAAGCCCTCGCCCGGCAAGACGAGCAGCGAAGAGTACCTCGACAGCGAGAAGTATCAGCTGCGCTCGTGGGACCGCAGCAACCCGATCTCGATCGCGCCGTACATCCGCAAGCTCAACGAAATTCGTCGCGCACATGAATCGCTGCAGCGCAACGAGAACCTCGTCTTCCACACCTCGCCGAACGAGCAGATCATCGCTTATTCGAAGCGCTCGGCGACGGGAGACGTCATTCTCACCATCGTGAACCTCGACCATCAGCACGAACAGAGCGCGTGGCTCGATCTGAACATGGAAGCGCTGGGACTGCCGTGGAGTGGCGCGTTTACGGTAGAGGACCTGCTGACCGGTACGCAGTACGACTGGAACAACCAGTGGAACTTCGTGGCGCTGAAGCCCGAGACCGCAGTCGCGCACGTCTTCCGCATCCGAGGATAG
- the treS gene encoding maltose alpha-D-glucosyltransferase, whose translation MKKPCSATDPLWYKDAVIYELHVRAFCDSNGDGIGDFQGLISKLDYLQALGVTCLWLLPFFPSPLRDDGYDIADYNSVNPSYGTIEDFQQFLNEAHDRGMQVMIELVINHSSDQHPWFQAARLAPKGSPEREMYVWSDTDKLYDGVRIIFTDTEKSNWTWDEVAQQYYWHRFFSHQPDLNFDNPRVMDEVLNAMRFWMDMGVDGLRLDAIPYLVERDGTSCENVPETHVKIKEIRAVIDAEYENRLILAEANMWPADVRPYFGDSDECHMAFHFPLMPRIYMALRQEDRLPITDIMAQTPEIPPDCQWGLFLRNHDELTLEMVTDDERDYMNMAYASDPRMRVNVGIRRRLAPLVDNNRRRIELLNSLLFSFPGTPIMYYGDEIGMGDNIYLGDRNGVRTPMQWNSDRNAGFSKAVPAKLYFPVIMDPIWGYQAINVEAQESDPSSLLHWTRNMIALRKLFHVFGRGSLEFLHPENRKVLAYVRAYEDERGSETVLCVANLSRFAQPVQLDLSKFAGRQPVEMLGYVPFPTIDESPYALTLAPYSFFWLELQPAPAARPAAAVKYAPTAAAPTEEAITLSQLIESPERFALSEMLKQYLPQQRWFGSKSREVREVRVLTSTPVPHTDALLTVIDVVYAAGEDEQYQLPLAIARGGEAEALQTNTPKNIIGSIKGEPAAVLYDAVANAAFRDSLLRIILESSPSTRETSAPAQHDQSHSVSLDASRSASLDAMSLANEVSRLGSAEQSNTSILYDQKAILKLFRRVRAGENPDVEITRFLTDVAHFPNIPAYLGDLHVKKDQTTLAFLQSFAANEGDGWQWVLDALGRHLASAGADESLDAIRLLGKRTAEMHLALATPTDDPSFAAIPYSENAFAEDRARITAEVTKAFDALAAKQPTLEGRTREMADALLAQRTKLARALNALTFQAGAFGQRIRIHGDYHLGQVLRSAQDFLIVDFEGEPARTLDQRREKQSPLKDVAGMLRSLSYAAHTALQQQPNASPEAARQWELAASSAFMQAYDLAIAENATLIPARSVATRLLAALQLEKASYELLYELNNRPAWLAIPLEGLLAIAEGWE comes from the coding sequence GTGAAAAAGCCCTGCAGCGCCACTGATCCACTTTGGTACAAAGACGCCGTCATCTATGAACTGCACGTCCGTGCGTTCTGTGACTCCAACGGCGACGGCATCGGTGACTTCCAGGGGCTCATCTCGAAGCTGGACTACCTGCAGGCGCTCGGCGTCACATGCCTCTGGTTGCTGCCGTTCTTCCCTTCGCCCCTGCGCGACGATGGCTACGACATTGCTGACTACAACTCGGTCAACCCCAGCTACGGCACCATCGAAGATTTTCAGCAGTTCCTCAACGAAGCGCATGACCGCGGCATGCAGGTGATGATCGAGTTGGTCATCAACCACAGCTCCGATCAGCATCCGTGGTTCCAAGCCGCACGGCTCGCGCCCAAGGGCTCGCCCGAACGCGAGATGTATGTGTGGAGCGATACGGATAAGCTCTACGACGGTGTGCGCATCATCTTCACCGACACGGAGAAATCGAACTGGACCTGGGATGAAGTTGCGCAACAGTACTACTGGCATCGTTTTTTCTCTCATCAGCCTGACCTGAACTTCGACAATCCACGCGTGATGGACGAAGTCCTCAACGCCATGCGTTTCTGGATGGACATGGGAGTGGACGGTCTTCGCCTCGACGCGATTCCGTACCTCGTGGAGCGCGACGGCACAAGCTGCGAAAACGTGCCCGAAACGCACGTCAAGATCAAAGAGATTCGCGCCGTCATCGACGCTGAATACGAGAACCGCTTAATCCTCGCCGAAGCGAATATGTGGCCAGCCGATGTGCGGCCCTACTTCGGCGACAGTGATGAGTGCCACATGGCATTCCACTTCCCCTTGATGCCGCGCATCTACATGGCGCTGCGCCAGGAAGATCGTCTTCCGATCACCGACATCATGGCGCAGACGCCGGAGATTCCGCCCGACTGTCAGTGGGGCCTGTTCCTGCGCAACCATGATGAGCTCACGCTCGAGATGGTGACCGACGACGAGCGCGACTACATGAATATGGCGTACGCGTCCGATCCGCGCATGCGCGTGAACGTCGGCATCCGTCGCCGTCTGGCTCCGCTGGTCGACAACAATCGTCGTCGCATCGAGCTGCTGAACTCGTTGCTCTTCAGCTTCCCCGGCACGCCCATCATGTACTACGGCGATGAGATCGGGATGGGCGACAACATCTATCTCGGCGATCGCAACGGCGTGCGTACACCGATGCAGTGGAACTCGGATCGCAACGCCGGCTTCTCGAAAGCCGTCCCCGCGAAGCTCTACTTCCCCGTCATTATGGACCCCATCTGGGGCTATCAGGCGATCAACGTCGAGGCGCAGGAGAGCGACCCTTCTTCGCTGCTGCACTGGACGCGCAACATGATTGCGCTGCGAAAACTCTTCCACGTATTCGGCCGTGGCTCCCTCGAATTCCTGCATCCGGAGAACCGCAAGGTGCTTGCCTACGTGCGCGCCTATGAAGACGAACGCGGATCAGAAACCGTTCTTTGCGTCGCCAACCTCTCGCGCTTTGCACAGCCGGTGCAACTCGACCTCAGCAAGTTTGCAGGCCGCCAGCCGGTAGAGATGCTCGGCTATGTGCCCTTCCCCACCATTGACGAGTCGCCTTATGCGCTGACGCTCGCACCCTACAGCTTCTTCTGGCTGGAGCTGCAACCCGCTCCCGCAGCGCGTCCGGCCGCAGCCGTGAAGTATGCGCCGACAGCAGCCGCACCAACGGAAGAAGCGATCACGCTTTCTCAGTTGATCGAGTCGCCTGAGAGGTTTGCTCTCTCGGAAATGTTGAAGCAATATCTGCCGCAACAACGCTGGTTTGGAAGCAAGTCGCGCGAGGTGCGCGAGGTACGAGTGCTCACATCCACGCCCGTGCCTCACACCGACGCGCTACTGACAGTGATTGATGTGGTGTATGCGGCGGGCGAAGACGAGCAGTATCAACTTCCGCTGGCGATCGCGCGCGGTGGGGAGGCTGAAGCGCTTCAGACGAACACGCCGAAGAACATCATTGGTTCCATCAAGGGCGAGCCTGCGGCGGTGCTCTACGATGCGGTTGCGAACGCTGCATTCCGTGATTCGTTGCTGCGCATCATCCTCGAATCCTCGCCGTCTACGCGCGAAACATCGGCCCCGGCACAGCATGATCAATCGCATTCGGTCTCGCTCGATGCCTCACGCTCGGCCTCGCTCGACGCCATGTCGCTGGCGAACGAAGTGTCGCGCCTCGGATCTGCGGAGCAGTCGAACACGTCGATCCTCTATGACCAAAAAGCCATTCTGAAGCTATTCCGCCGCGTGCGCGCAGGCGAGAACCCGGATGTGGAGATCACGCGATTCCTCACGGATGTAGCGCACTTCCCCAACATCCCGGCGTATCTCGGCGATCTGCATGTGAAGAAAGACCAGACGACGCTGGCCTTCCTGCAAAGCTTCGCCGCGAACGAAGGCGACGGCTGGCAGTGGGTGCTCGATGCGCTCGGTCGTCATCTTGCATCGGCGGGCGCTGATGAATCGCTCGATGCGATTCGACTGCTTGGAAAGCGCACCGCGGAGATGCATCTCGCGCTCGCAACGCCTACGGACGATCCCTCCTTCGCTGCGATTCCTTACAGCGAAAATGCGTTCGCCGAAGATCGCGCGCGCATCACCGCAGAGGTGACAAAGGCATTCGACGCGCTCGCGGCAAAGCAGCCCACGCTCGAAGGCCGCACGCGCGAGATGGCCGACGCTCTCCTCGCACAGCGCACGAAGTTGGCCCGCGCCTTGAATGCGCTCACCTTCCAGGCAGGAGCTTTCGGTCAGCGGATCCGCATTCACGGCGACTATCACCTTGGCCAGGTACTTCGCTCGGCGCAGGATTTTCTGATCGTTGATTTCGAAGGCGAGCCTGCTCGTACACTCGATCAACGTCGCGAGAAACAGTCGCCGCTCAAGGACGTTGCCGGCATGTTGCGTTCTTTGAGCTATGCAGCTCATACCGCATTACAGCAACAGCCAAACGCCTCACCGGAAGCCGCCAGGCAGTGGGAGCTCGCCGCTTCGAGCGCGTTCATGCAGGCGTATGATCTTGCCATTGCAGAGAATGCTACCTTGATTCCCGCGCGTTCTGTCGCTACGCGCCTGCTCGCAGCGTTGCAGCTTGAGAAGGCTTCTTACGAGCTTCTGTACGAATTGAATAATCGTCCGGCATGGCTGGCGATCCCGCTCGAGGGCTTGCTGGCTATCGCGGAGGGATGGGAGTAA
- a CDS encoding xanthine dehydrogenase family protein molybdopterin-binding subunit: protein MAETTGGIGASPIRKEGRSKVLGEARYIDDLSLPGMWFGATVRSTIARGRIRKITFGIGVNWDEYCIVSARDIPGENTVIHLTKDHPCLADEYVNHPEEPILLLAHPEKHALLHALKAIQIDYEEFPGVFTIEESEQAVADGDVDRIIWDGSKWNASANCFKTYTMYSGEGAEVEAGLAEAFDNADFIVTGEYHTGAQEQLYIENNGVIAECFRDADGNVESVCVQGSMQCPYYLVHALTEVFHLPEEKCRVIQVETGGAFGGKEDFPSVIGSHAALLAMKSGHPVKITYDRAEDMAATTKRHPSRTRLRVAVTKEGKLLGAEIDVAIDGGAYSTLSPVVLSRATIHAPGPYKWPFIRVKSKAMATNIPPHGAFRGFGAPQSLFGLERHMDKIAKTIGISPEELRRRNFLGTGDCTATGQPLVEEVDMQKLLTRALDEAGYHEKIARYAEENKTSPIKRGVGFATFMHGTGFTGSGERRLNSLVHLDLLPDGTPQILVSSTEFGQGTNTILCQAAASALQLPYDQINIARPDTSVVPNSGPTVASRTAMIVGKLVQRVSEQMLHTLRSFAKLPENHTPEQFQQAALAYLAEHGPLRESARYEPPTKIYWDDALYRGDAYPGYAWAVYVAEVALDTRTYTATCTQFDALQEVGRVMHPVLAKGQVEGGVAQGIGYALYEKCVWKNGRMMNNQMTNYIMPTSADLPPIYVHFEEVPSIHGPNGAKGIGELPMDGPAPAILNAIENATGVSFNTIPLLPEDIYERYMSLGHPHGGTEDLDPTTDRDTRVETIA, encoded by the coding sequence ATGGCAGAGACGACTGGCGGCATTGGTGCTTCCCCGATTCGCAAAGAGGGCCGCTCCAAAGTCCTGGGCGAGGCCCGTTACATTGATGATCTTTCGTTGCCCGGCATGTGGTTCGGCGCAACGGTGCGCTCGACCATCGCGCGCGGACGGATTCGCAAGATCACCTTTGGCATTGGGGTGAACTGGGATGAGTACTGCATCGTTAGCGCGCGTGACATTCCCGGCGAAAACACCGTCATCCACCTCACTAAGGATCATCCCTGTCTTGCCGATGAGTATGTAAATCATCCGGAGGAGCCGATCCTGCTTCTCGCGCACCCCGAGAAGCACGCGCTTCTGCACGCGCTCAAAGCGATCCAAATCGACTACGAAGAGTTCCCAGGCGTCTTCACCATTGAAGAGAGCGAGCAGGCTGTAGCCGACGGTGACGTGGATCGCATCATCTGGGATGGTTCCAAGTGGAACGCATCGGCAAACTGTTTCAAGACGTACACGATGTACTCCGGCGAAGGCGCTGAGGTGGAAGCAGGACTCGCGGAAGCCTTCGACAACGCCGACTTCATCGTCACCGGGGAATATCACACCGGCGCGCAGGAGCAGCTCTACATCGAGAACAATGGCGTGATCGCCGAGTGCTTCCGCGACGCGGATGGGAACGTCGAAAGCGTCTGTGTGCAGGGCTCGATGCAATGCCCCTACTACCTGGTCCACGCACTGACGGAGGTCTTTCATCTTCCCGAAGAAAAGTGCCGCGTGATCCAGGTGGAAACCGGCGGAGCTTTCGGCGGCAAAGAAGACTTCCCCTCCGTCATCGGCTCTCATGCCGCGTTGCTCGCCATGAAGAGCGGCCATCCTGTGAAGATTACGTATGATCGCGCGGAGGATATGGCCGCTACCACGAAGCGGCATCCCTCGCGCACGCGTCTTCGCGTTGCGGTCACGAAGGAAGGCAAGCTGCTCGGTGCAGAGATCGACGTCGCCATCGACGGTGGCGCCTACTCCACACTCTCTCCTGTCGTTCTGTCGCGTGCGACCATCCACGCGCCTGGCCCCTACAAATGGCCGTTCATTCGCGTGAAATCGAAGGCGATGGCTACGAACATTCCGCCGCATGGAGCCTTTCGCGGCTTTGGTGCGCCGCAGTCCCTCTTCGGGCTCGAGCGCCACATGGACAAGATCGCAAAGACCATTGGCATCAGCCCTGAAGAGCTTCGCCGTCGCAACTTCCTCGGCACCGGCGATTGCACAGCGACCGGCCAGCCGCTCGTCGAAGAAGTCGACATGCAAAAGCTGCTGACGCGCGCGCTCGATGAAGCGGGTTATCACGAGAAGATCGCTCGCTATGCAGAGGAGAACAAGACTTCACCGATCAAACGCGGTGTGGGCTTCGCGACCTTCATGCACGGCACAGGCTTCACCGGCTCTGGCGAGCGCCGCCTTAACTCGCTCGTGCATCTCGACCTGCTGCCGGATGGAACGCCACAGATCCTCGTCTCCTCCACGGAATTCGGCCAAGGCACGAACACGATTCTCTGCCAGGCTGCGGCCTCCGCACTGCAGCTTCCGTATGACCAGATCAACATCGCTCGCCCCGACACGAGCGTCGTACCGAACAGCGGCCCTACCGTCGCAAGCCGCACCGCAATGATTGTCGGTAAACTCGTGCAGCGTGTGAGTGAGCAGATGTTGCATACGCTGCGCAGCTTCGCGAAGCTGCCTGAGAACCACACGCCAGAGCAGTTCCAGCAAGCTGCGCTTGCGTATCTCGCCGAGCATGGCCCGCTGCGCGAAAGCGCACGCTACGAACCACCGACGAAGATCTATTGGGACGACGCCCTCTATCGCGGCGACGCATATCCCGGCTACGCCTGGGCCGTCTATGTGGCGGAGGTCGCGCTGGACACCCGCACCTACACCGCGACCTGCACGCAGTTCGATGCGCTGCAGGAAGTGGGCCGCGTCATGCATCCTGTGCTCGCTAAGGGACAGGTGGAAGGCGGCGTCGCGCAAGGCATCGGCTACGCGCTGTATGAGAAGTGCGTCTGGAAAAACGGCCGCATGATGAACAATCAGATGACGAACTACATCATGCCGACATCGGCTGATCTGCCGCCGATCTACGTGCACTTCGAAGAGGTGCCGTCCATCCACGGCCCTAACGGGGCCAAGGGCATCGGCGAACTTCCGATGGATGGCCCCGCGCCTGCAATCCTCAACGCCATCGAGAACGCTACAGGCGTGAGCTTCAACACCATTCCCCTGTTGCCTGAAGACATTTACGAACGCTACATGTCGCTGGGACATCCACACGGCGGAACCGAAGATCTCGACCCTACAACGGACCGCGATACGCGCGTGGAAACCATCGCATGA
- a CDS encoding (2Fe-2S)-binding protein, which yields MSHTKPSLIQLTINGQTQSLEVPPMKRLLDVLREDLHLTGTKEGCGEGECGACAVMMNGELVNSCLVPALQVQGAQLRTIEGVATDGHLHPIQQCFLERGGAQCGICTPGMILATQHLLDKHPNPTMEQIQEGLGGNLCRCTGYMRIFESVQQAAQCALAGKE from the coding sequence ATGAGCCATACGAAGCCATCTTTGATTCAACTCACCATCAACGGCCAGACGCAGAGCCTAGAAGTGCCGCCGATGAAGCGTCTGCTTGATGTGCTGCGCGAAGACCTGCACCTGACTGGCACGAAAGAAGGCTGCGGCGAAGGCGAGTGCGGTGCCTGCGCTGTCATGATGAACGGCGAGCTCGTGAACTCCTGCCTGGTGCCTGCATTGCAGGTGCAAGGAGCGCAGCTCCGCACCATCGAAGGCGTGGCCACGGATGGACACCTTCATCCGATCCAGCAATGCTTCCTCGAACGCGGCGGAGCGCAGTGCGGCATCTGCACGCCGGGCATGATCCTCGCAACGCAACATCTGCTCGATAAGCATCCGAATCCGACGATGGAGCAGATTCAGGAAGGCCTCGGCGGTAATCTCTGCCGCTGCACCGGATACATGCGCATCTTCGAAAGCGTGCAACAGGCAGCGCAGTGCGCGCTCGCGGGCAAGGAGTAA
- a CDS encoding FAD binding domain-containing protein → MRSDVTQYELAAPPTLDAILAKLATEPGQHMPIAGGTELMVALGVGRLPHHSLLSLQHLTELRFIREEADSIVLGANTTFTDIRRSALIAAKLPLLAQSASWTGAIANQNRATLGGNIVNASPAADNPPVLLVYGATITLISQSGTRTLPYADFHLGYKKTALRPDELVHSVTIPAQQDSHRPYIRKVGTRNALAISKIALAGLASVENNILQEIRLGAASLADRPIRCTAAESALAGASLAPDQLEETVRIGRAALALEAKPIDDIRSTARYRSTVAENLLEEFIRSLAV, encoded by the coding sequence ATGCGCTCTGACGTGACGCAGTACGAACTCGCCGCACCGCCAACGCTTGATGCGATCCTCGCGAAGCTCGCCACAGAGCCCGGGCAGCATATGCCCATCGCTGGAGGCACAGAGTTGATGGTCGCGCTCGGCGTCGGCCGCCTACCGCATCATTCGCTGCTCTCGCTGCAACACCTCACAGAGTTGCGCTTCATCCGCGAAGAGGCTGACAGCATCGTCCTCGGCGCGAACACGACCTTCACCGACATCCGCCGGAGTGCGTTGATCGCAGCGAAACTTCCCTTGCTCGCGCAATCCGCCTCGTGGACCGGCGCCATCGCCAACCAGAATCGTGCCACGCTCGGTGGCAACATCGTGAACGCTTCCCCTGCCGCGGACAATCCGCCGGTGCTGCTGGTCTATGGCGCAACCATCACGCTCATCAGCCAGAGCGGCACGCGCACACTTCCCTATGCCGACTTCCATCTCGGCTACAAGAAGACTGCGTTGCGTCCCGACGAACTCGTACACAGCGTGACGATCCCCGCGCAGCAAGATAGCCATCGACCCTACATTCGCAAGGTAGGCACGCGCAACGCGCTGGCGATTTCCAAGATCGCACTCGCCGGTCTCGCAAGCGTTGAGAACAACATCCTTCAGGAGATTCGCCTCGGCGCAGCCTCGTTGGCCGATCGTCCCATTCGCTGCACTGCAGCGGAGTCTGCGCTTGCAGGAGCTTCACTCGCGCCGGACCAACTCGAGGAGACGGTTCGCATCGGACGAGCAGCGCTCGCGCTGGAAGCAAAGCCGATCGACGACATCCGCTCCACCGCGCGCTACCGCTCCACAGTGGCAGAGAACCTGCTCGAAGAATTCATTCGATCACTCGCCGTATAA
- a CDS encoding nucleotidyltransferase family protein, which yields MNVAAVILAAGFSRRLGQPKQLVTVGGANLLQLTVKVALGAGLSPVVVVVQDATVAEGVLADNVRVVVNPNASEGMAASIRCGVQFLGAAQGLVVDGAVILACDQVGLAVEHVRALVEDRTRIKASRYEGRTAVPAYFPHTRFTDLLALHGDQGARALIRNAEAVQDEGLALDIDTPEDLQRARALYGE from the coding sequence ATGAACGTCGCAGCGGTGATTTTGGCCGCAGGCTTCTCGCGCCGTTTGGGTCAGCCAAAGCAGTTGGTGACGGTAGGCGGAGCAAACTTGCTGCAGCTTACGGTGAAGGTTGCGCTGGGCGCAGGACTGTCGCCTGTCGTAGTCGTGGTGCAGGACGCGACGGTTGCTGAGGGCGTTCTTGCCGACAACGTGCGCGTCGTAGTGAACCCGAATGCAAGCGAGGGCATGGCCGCGTCGATCCGTTGCGGCGTGCAGTTCCTGGGCGCTGCGCAGGGACTGGTTGTGGACGGAGCGGTGATACTCGCCTGCGATCAGGTGGGACTCGCCGTGGAGCACGTCAGGGCACTCGTGGAAGATCGCACCCGCATCAAAGCCAGTCGTTATGAAGGGCGAACTGCCGTGCCTGCGTATTTTCCGCATACTCGCTTCACGGATCTGCTGGCGCTGCATGGCGATCAGGGGGCGCGAGCGCTGATTCGCAACGCTGAGGCGGTGCAGGACGAAGGACTCGCGCTTGATATCGATACGCCCGAAGACCTGCAACGGGCGCGCGCGTTATACGGCGAGTGA
- a CDS encoding XdhC family protein, whose protein sequence is MLLPPQRLILCGAGDDAQAMASTAASMGWRISVVDGRTQWATRARFPEAESVGCSLDDLLLNPSDAVAIMTHSYEQDRDFLERILPAAPRYLGLLGARHRSALLMAEAAASLQWPLERVCEAVNSPMGLDLGGDGADSVALATIAEIQASLHGKLPLTRRLSVAMVEEQIEKGGASRYLQTQCVL, encoded by the coding sequence ATGCTGTTGCCCCCACAGCGTTTGATTCTTTGTGGCGCGGGTGATGACGCACAGGCAATGGCGAGCACCGCTGCCTCGATGGGGTGGCGTATCAGCGTGGTGGATGGCCGCACACAATGGGCGACGAGGGCGCGGTTCCCTGAAGCGGAATCTGTGGGATGCTCGCTTGACGACTTGCTGCTGAACCCGTCTGATGCGGTCGCGATCATGACACATAGCTATGAGCAGGACCGCGATTTTCTGGAACGCATTCTTCCCGCAGCCCCGCGCTACCTGGGCTTGCTCGGAGCGAGGCATCGAAGCGCGCTGCTGATGGCCGAAGCTGCAGCATCCCTGCAGTGGCCGCTGGAGCGTGTATGCGAGGCCGTGAACTCGCCGATGGGGCTTGATCTCGGCGGAGACGGCGCGGACTCTGTGGCGTTGGCAACGATCGCGGAAATTCAGGCGAGCCTTCACGGCAAGCTGCCGCTCACTCGCCGACTCAGTGTTGCGATGGTGGAAGAGCAAATCGAAAAGGGCGGGGCGTCTCGCTATCTGCAGACGCAGTGCGTTCTATGA
- a CDS encoding TetR/AcrR family transcriptional regulator, which translates to MARAKSPEKRAAILEAATHEIAEIGLSASTARIAKRAGVAEGTLFIYFSNKDVLFNELYAELKRETYTALGRNFPVGGSLEERARYVWNSYIDWNSRHPAKGKASSLLHLCAAIEPETRELSSGAKPEIERVLAELRKAPAFRSMPKSFVSSLMRSMQEAVLETIALHPQNRKKLIDAGFAAFWRAVNEQTK; encoded by the coding sequence ATGGCACGAGCGAAGAGTCCAGAAAAGCGCGCCGCGATCCTCGAGGCCGCCACACATGAAATTGCCGAGATAGGCCTGAGCGCCTCCACGGCTCGTATCGCCAAACGAGCTGGCGTCGCCGAAGGAACACTCTTCATCTACTTCTCGAATAAAGACGTTCTCTTCAACGAACTTTACGCCGAGCTGAAACGCGAAACCTACACAGCCCTTGGCAGGAATTTCCCGGTCGGCGGATCGCTCGAAGAGCGCGCCCGGTATGTGTGGAACAGCTATATCGATTGGAACTCTCGCCATCCAGCCAAAGGCAAGGCCTCTTCTCTGCTCCATCTGTGCGCGGCCATCGAACCAGAAACACGCGAGCTTTCGTCGGGAGCCAAGCCGGAGATCGAGCGCGTCCTCGCAGAACTCCGCAAAGCTCCAGCGTTTCGGTCGATGCCGAAGTCCTTTGTTTCCTCGTTGATGCGCTCCATGCAGGAAGCCGTCCTCGAGACCATTGCGCTGCATCCGCAGAATCGTAAGAAGTTGATCGACGCAGGCTTTGCCGCGTTCTGGCGTGCTGTAAACGAACAGACAAAATAA